TTTTCATACGCGGCAATCAGCCCCTTTTTCTCCGCTTCAGCGTAGCGCAACTGCGCGGTATTACTGCCGCCGGTAAACAGAGGCAGGCTCAGGCTGGGCGCGAACGACCACACATTGCTGCCGTGGCTGAACAGGTTCGACAGCGAACTGCTGCCGACGCCTGCGCTGGCAGTCAGCGAGAGCGTCGGGAAGAAATTCGCCCGCGCTGCGCCGATATCCGCATTGGCACTTTTCAGGTTATGTTCCGCTTCCTGCACGTCCGGGCGGCGCAGTAATACCGACGACGAAATCCCGGCGGGCACCAGTTTGATGGCCTGCGGTGCCAGGCTTTCCAGCGTACCCGGCAACAGATTTTGCGCCACGGTGTCGCCCGCCAGCAGATTCAGGGCGTTGATGTCCTGCGCGACCAGCGTCTGGTAGCTGGCGACACTGGCGCGTGCCTGCTGATAAATCGCCATCGAAGAGCTGACGTCCGGCCCCGAGGCGACGCCTTCCTGTTGCCGCCGTTGCGTAATGCTCAGCGAATCCGCCGCGCTTTTCAGGGTGTCCTGCGCCAGCTTCAGATTGCTGTTGTCCGCCGCCAGCGTGATCCACGCGGTGCTGGTTTCTGAAATCAGCGTCAGGCGGGTGTTCTGCGCGGTCGATTCACTCGCCAGCCAGGTTTCTTTTGCCGCTGTGCTCAGGCTGCGGTTACGGCCAAACAGGTCGATTTCAAAACTGCTGACCGCACCGTCGGCGGTGGCGCTGCTGCTGACGCCTGCATCCTGCGTCCGGCTGCGGGTTTGTGAAAGCTCAGCATCCAGCGTCGGGAACAGGCTGGCGCGTTGCTCGCCATACAGCGCTTTGGCGGCTTCAATATCAGCAATCGCTTCCTGCAAA
This is a stretch of genomic DNA from Rahnella aceris. It encodes these proteins:
- a CDS encoding efflux transporter outer membrane subunit, producing the protein MFRLSIISLAMLLAGCISLDPDYQRPAAPVPAVWPAQGAQPAATTVLSDWQGIMADTRLNAVVAKALTSNRDLQEAIADIEAAKALYGEQRASLFPTLDAELSQTRSRTQDAGVSSSATADGAVSSFEIDLFGRNRSLSTAAKETWLASESTAQNTRLTLISETSTAWITLAADNSNLKLAQDTLKSAADSLSITQRRQQEGVASGPDVSSSMAIYQQARASVASYQTLVAQDINALNLLAGDTVAQNLLPGTLESLAPQAIKLVPAGISSSVLLRRPDVQEAEHNLKSANADIGAARANFFPTLSLTASAGVGSSSLSNLFSHGSNVWSFAPSLSLPLFTGGSNTAQLRYAEAEKKGLIAAYEKAIQSAFKDVADALARRATLSEQMDAQQQYVAAAQRSYDLARRSYETGAGDYLTVLTDQRSLWSAQTDLIALQQTDFENRITLWQTLGGGVK